The genome window atttggccttgttaaacctcgtgccgctggtctcagcccagcggtccagcctgttcagatccctctggagcctcccaagcctccagcagatccacacttcctgtgtgatctgcaaacttgctaagggtgcactcaacaTCTTCATGCAGGTCATTGAATAATAAAGATCTTATACaagactggccccaacactgagccctggacaATACCGCTTGTGACCGGCCACCAAAGGATTTATTTCCCTTCCCAACCACACCCTGGGCTCCACCGTCCAGTCAGTGGTTTACCCACCAAAGCGTACACCTAAGCCATGAGctgccagcttctctaggagaagGCAGTGGCAAACGCTGCCAAAGGCCTTACGGAAGTCCAGGTAGaaaacatccacagcttctccctcAGGCACTCAGcgggtcatagaaggcgatcagacAGGTCAAGTAGGACAGTCCTTTCATGAATGTGTGCTGGCTGAGCCTGATCCCCTGcttgtcttgcatgtgcttaGTGAGCACAGTCCAATGAACcgctccataaccttccctgGTACTGAGCTCAGACTTGACAGGCCAGTCGTTGCCCAGACACTCCATCTGGACCTTGCTGTGGCTGGGTGTCCCTTTGGCAAGCCTCTGGTGGTCTGGGACCTCCCTTGCTAACCAAACCCTGCAAAGAAGACATTCAGcacttcagccttttcctcatccttggtAGCAGTATTCCCCGCTTCCTCACATCCAATAAAgaatggagattctccttggctctCTTTTTGCTGTTGGTGGATTTGTAAGACCATTTTTCGTTATCTCTTACAGCAGTGGCCAGGTAGGGTTGTAGCCTGGTTTTTGCCTTTTgacattttctctcttcctatcgctcattaaaccatgcccctcagcgcctcatccacctgtcccttaaacacctccagggaaggggactcaaccacctccttgggaaGTTTCTTTAGTCTCTTCGTTTTCACTTCCCCATCACTCAaggccttcatccaggtcattgataaagacattgaacagggctggacccagcactgagccctggggaaccccacttgtgaccggcctccagctggagatAACTCCATTTGCCAccgctctctgggcccggccgtCCAACTGGTTTTcaacccaggagagtgtgcgccttaCCCAAGAACGTCTTTCTGACCTTGCCCTCTTACGCCAAACCCATAATATACTTCCCCCTTCGAAGCAGAAAAGATGCGTGGTAAACAAAGTGTTCTTATGGCCaattttcagcaaaacaaaatttttgTTGGGAAAGTTCAGGCCACGGTGTGAAGACCCACTGGTGTGAAAGATGTAGAGATAGCATGTCATATGAATTTCACTATCGATTTAATGGGAGACACCTCAAAAGCTTTCCTTAACCTTGCTACACGTGTTGAAATCTTCCTCGTTAAGGTGGTAGGAACCTTGGCTGGCGGGTCTTGCGAGGCTATGGTGAATGAACCTCACGTCATAGTGGAGCCGGAGCAGCCCGAGCCCCCCCACCACAACCGTGGCCCTTGTTCCCTCTGCAAGGTGCTCCCTGCTCAGACAACGTGATACCCGCCACCCCGCGGTCGCCCAAGGGCAGCAATGTTGGGCTACCAGGGTTTGATTTGCCTCTGAATGCCAAGGAAGGCACTTCAGGATCCCCATGGCACAAAGGCAACGTGCgcggctggggagggggacaaaTTATTCCCATTGGCTCAACGTGGGAGcacagagagctgggggggtcgGTGAAAGCAGAGCCCAGGGCACAAGTCCTTCTGGAAATGCTCCTCAGCTCTGGGGCAGCTGAGCAGCCGGCACCCTATGCCCACAGCCCCTGGGAGAGTGATGCAGAGACACGCAGAGACGCAGCCTTTGTTCAAACACACCATTTATTGGAAACTTTGTACACTGTAAATATGCCAGAGGGAATGGACTCTCTCCAAGAGATGGGGACGGTCACCGTGCAAGGGGGAAACAGGAGTCTCCGGCACGAGCCTCCTTGCAAGGGGCTCTTCAGCTGTATCGGGACCGACCACCCCGAGTGCGCTTCTGCTCTGGAGGGGAGGTGTGGCAGCAGTTCCCTGAGTGTGACTGATAGGTAAGGGTTCTTGTGGGATACGGCTAAATAGCTACAAGGACGAAAACTACAATAAACAGACTATAAGCAAAAACAAGACCTCTTTCAGTGACTCTTCACGAACAGCCTTCCGAGTCGATATTGCAGCTGTTGGAAATCACGCAACATGTCGGCAGAGGCCGCTGGATCCTGTGTGAGGCGTTGGAAGAGATTGAGTGGCTTGGCCTCTCTGAAGGATGGCGGCAAGCTTATCTCCTCGGGCACGTTCTCATTGCCAAGGAAGAAGTGTTTGAGGcacttctcctccaggcagcagagcaCGTATTGCATGATGTCTCGCAGCCGCAGTAGCCAATTCTTGCTGCACCAATCTGAGAGGGGGATTGTGGTCAGGAGGTGCATGACAGCTGTCTTGAAGGTATAGGTGGAAAAGCTTGTGTCCGTCAGGCCGTGGGCGCAGTAGTGAAGGCATTTGAGGTGGACGCGGCCGCGTGGGACCTGCCTGGCCTTGTACTTGAAGAACTTCACCTCGGCCACAGCGTAGGTCACTGGCCACGTAGTGCTTGGGGTGGAGGTGTCGTCTGGAGCCTGGCTACTTAGGAAGATGTCCGAGTCTCCGTGCTGCACCCCAAAGATCAACTCAATGAAGAGGGTTCTTGCAGAGGCACTTGtcagctccagcctgcaggaCCGGCTGGAGGGCAGCATCTTCATGTTGTAGCGCCGCGAATGAGGCACATCCCTCCAGGCTGACATCATGAGGTTCTGGAACCAGTGGGCAGTTTTGTGCACATCTAGGTAGCAGCCTGTGCAGAGGGTGTGTAGGAGGCTGGGGTCCTGATTTTTTGTGATGTCCTTCTGAGAATGGGGGAGGAAGCAGAGCATGTTCTCCTCCATCTGCTGCCATGTGCAGGTGCACTCCAGCTCCACGCGGATGTGGGGGTCTCCTGCTGGCATCTCCCTTGTGGTGCCAAGCTCCAGGTTGAAGGTGTGGCCGCGAGGTGCCttcaggggcaggagcagctggtggacAGCATCATCATCACAAGGAAACCAGCCTTCGTAGGAGGTGCCTACACTGATGGCTTGTTGCAGCACAGGGTAGCAACTCTTGCACAACTGCTTTTGGAAGGCCCAGAGGAGTTCTTCCACCAGCGTCTCCACCACCAGGCTAGCGTAGATCACGTACTGCACTGGCCTGCAAGAGCGCCTTTCAAAAATCCCGACCCGATCCCTCTCTTCATCAGATACTTCTCCttcactttcttcctcctcctcttcagcctcctcctcttcctcctccacctcctcctcctcttcaacctcaacctcctcctcctcttcagcctcctcctcttcctcctccacctcctcctcctcttcaacctcaacctcctcctcctcttcaacctcctcctcttcaacctcctcctcctcctcctccaccttcaaCATGTTGCAGCCAGACCTTTCCTCCGTGCTGCTGGTGTCTGCCTCATGGCTCCTTTTCCTCAAGCATGAGCAGAGGcccaagagcaggaccaggCCTCCAGCAATCACCCACAGGTGCCACTGCTGCAAGGCAGTAGAAAGTAGAGCTCCCCAGGCAAAGTACCActtcttctgtgtcttcatcTCCAGGGACAACTCCTCTAGCTCCTGCCATAGCTGAGCCATCTCATTCTCCAGGAACTGGGCACGCTGTGCCATGCGCTCACGCGTGGCCTCATCCAGCTCatccccagccaggggcagcTTCTGGATGAGGGTTAGAAACACACGGACGAGGAATGAAGTGGCAGCCATggcctgcaggaggaaggagaagaggggttcagaggggctgggctggagggagcttgtggcaggggagagagacctttggggcaggcaggagtggggacgaggcagctgggaggcagTGATGCCTTTGAACCGCGCCCTGCCCAAGGTGCTCCTGCGAGCGGCTGGGGCCTCGGTGCTGGGGCAGAGCCGACCCTCCCTGGGACCCAGGTTTCTGCCCCAGCCCTCGTCCAGCCCAGCCTCCCCCCACGCACGCACTCACCACCCTCCCACGCCGCACTGGTCAGGGCTGCCTGCCGGTGCCTCTATAACCTGCCCCGTGGAACCTCGTCCTTTGTGATGTCACAGGCACCGGAGCGCACCATGGGCACCGGAGCACACCACGGGCACCGGAGCACACCACGGGCTCAccccccagccagccccaccCCCAGCTCAGCGACTTTCAgctgtcccttccctgctcctgctggccacaccatttctgacccacaccaggatgctcttggccttcttggccactggaACCCCTGCTGCCTCATGCTCAGCCACTGTTGACCTGCACCACCAGGTcctttttccaccaggcagctttccagcggCTCTTTCCCAGCCCTGGAGTGATTCATGGGGTAGTTGTGACCAAATTGCTGGCCCTGGTGTCCTGCCTTTTTCAACCCCGTAGACTCGACCTTGGACCATAACCCTGCCTGTGCACACCCCTCTGTGGAGGCATCTTGCCCTCAGGCATGTCAACACTCTCAGCCAATTTGGAGTCATCTCTGTTcagggagcactcaatcccctcatccttatgaataatcatagaatcacagaatcactaggttggaaaagacccacaggatcatcaagtccagccaacGATTcgtatcaaccactaaaccatgcctgcctgcttcgttgctcttctctggactcgttccagagcctcaacatccttcttgtggtgaggggcccagaactgaacacatcGACTTGTGAGTGTCCAGGTGACGCACTAGGTCACTAACTGTTTCCTCCTGGATTACGGGGGGTTTATCATGCTCCCTGTCCCTGACTTCTCACTCAGGTTGCTGAATACCCTGGGAGTAACTGGTCTGATGCTTAACGATTGAGGCTAAGAACACATTAAGCACTTCAGCCTTTTCCCCATCAGTACTTTCTGCTATAGCCTCCCCTGTAAAGTGAACCTGAGTAGACTCCAAAGTGGTCTAAGTCCCTACCTGATGATAGGCAGCTCTTCCATCCCTGTCCTTTATGTGCTTATCAGACTTAATAAATGAAGTAGCAGCCCTCTTTTCATCCAAGGCTGTTGCAGCTGAACAGGCTATCGGTAATGTTTAATGACTGCTCTTCTTTATTCCCCCTTTGCAAAAGCACAAAGTTTTTTCTCAGTGCCTCTTGCGGATTCTGGGACACTGTAAGCCAAAGGGGAAAACATTGCTTGCTCACAACGGAGTTTGAGGCCTTGCAGACATGCAGAGAGTCCCTTGCAGCAAGCAGAATTCGCAAGCTGTCTGTGGAGAGATTGCCCAAATTGTCACTTAAGTTAACATGAATTTTTATAGTCTTTCCCTAGGAACACATATTactttaacaaaataaaaagactttCCCCTTATCAAGCATTATTCTTTTACATTTACAGTTTGCCTGACATACAGGAGTAATATTCCATGGTTTGCTTCAACTTATAAGTTTATGACCCTTCTGTGGCAGATCAGACTAAACATAATTCATTCACAGCTACTTAGTGTTCTGGGAAATAAACCCCTGAACTTAAATAACTATTGTGTGACctctgtaaaatattatttatgggTTAAGAACTATTATTATGTACATATCAGGATGTGCCAAATGTTATAAAACAAACACTAGTCAGCAAACTACACTGTTTACTGGCCCAGTCACTAATGGCTGGCTTTCTAGTTATAGTCTTGCAAATACCTGTAAATGGAGAAAACTATTACTTGGCTGCCTTGGTAATTAGACTGAAGTTGGTGCTATGGACCTCTAAGGATTCAATATCTAATAATTCTCTGTCATAAACAGAATGACAAAATCTAGCTGCACCATCCAGTTGACAAACATGgtgttttccattaaaaaacatCAATTGCCTCAAGGGTGCAGCCACTGTCAAAATCAGCAGGGAAATGACAGCCATTCATCTGGTATCCGTTTTGTGGCTCAGTCAATCATATGCAGGGAGAGAGCTCCAGGCACGCATGTAAGGCATCCAAGAGGGAATTTCAGGTTCTGGTTTTGATATCTACCAACCCactggggttttggggagcaTATGAGTGTGTGTTCATTGCACTGCTTGTTCGTGTATAACCCACCTATATCAGAATATAACTTGTGCACAAGGCttctaaaatgttttacagGCAGAGCTCTATAGACACATACATCAGAAATGTTCGTATTAGTCAAAACCACATAATATAACTTTATGTGAGAAATCTGTCACAGTTTATTCCCCCTCCAGCCTCCccctaaaaaaagaaagacccaacagtttgaatgaaaaatgattCACCAACTCTATCTGGACAAGTTTTATAACAGTTACATTTAATGTTGCAGGACGAATCCTTATAATCCCAGTTCAGGAAAGCTCCTCAGCAATGTCGATGGGgtttaaataatttctgcagTAAGGACAGATGTGAGTACCTGCACATAGGTTTTCCCAGCTCTTGAAACAGGTCCAGTAGTACTCAACTTCCTTCCATCCAACTTTCTCTTCAGATATCAGGGACAGTTTCGAGTATGTCAGGTATGTGGTAAATAATTAGTATggggaagaaaattttttcagccctctgaagaaaacatttttctgttattaacccagtttttttttccttttctcctttagcTACAAAAATGATGTCTGAGTAAGAGAGCTGGAACTAAAACAGCAAATAGCCATGTGGGTAGGGCAATCCCTAGAGATGCTGATGACCTAAGTTTGCAAACCTAAGACTGACACCTTGGTGT of Phaenicophaeus curvirostris isolate KB17595 chromosome 5, BPBGC_Pcur_1.0, whole genome shotgun sequence contains these proteins:
- the LOC138720695 gene encoding inositol 1,4,5-trisphosphate receptor-interacting protein-like 1; its protein translation is MAATSFLVRVFLTLIQKLPLAGDELDEATRERMAQRAQFLENEMAQLWQELEELSLEMKTQKKWYFAWGALLSTALQQWHLWVIAGGLVLLLGLCSCLRKRSHEADTSSTEERSGCNMLKVEEEEEEVEEEEEEEESEGEVSDEERDRVGIFERRSCRPVQYVIYASLVVETLVEELLWAFQKQLCKSCYPVLQQAISVGTSYEGWFPCDDDAVHQLLLPLKAPRGHTFNLELGTTREMPAGDPHIRVELECTCTWQQMEENMLCFLPHSQKDITKNQDPSLLHTLCTGCYLDVHKTAHWFQNLMMSAWRDVPHSRRYNMKMLPSSRSCRLELTSASARTLFIELIFGVQHGDSDIFLSSQAPDDTSTPSTTWPVTYAVAEVKFFKYKARQVPRGRVHLKCLHYCAHGLTDTSFSTYTFKTAVMHLLTTIPLSDWCSKNWLLRLRDIMQYVLCCLEEKCLKHFFLGNENVPEEISLPPSFREAKPLNLFQRLTQDPAASADMLRDFQQLQYRLGRLFVKSH